From the genome of Geminocystis herdmanii PCC 6308, one region includes:
- a CDS encoding aminotransferase class I/II-fold pyridoxal phosphate-dependent enzyme: MNNSQEETPLLTQLKILANKQDAPFYTPGHKKGQGIGEQFKELMGEKAFRMDLPELPELDNLFAPEGVIKDAQSLASMAFGAQETRFLANGSTSGIIASILATCGEGDKIILPRNIHQSAIFGLILSGATPIFINPEYNPDFDLCYTLSSAQIEEALTTNDNVKAVMVVSPTYHGICANLTEIAYVTHNFTIPLVVDSAHGAHFSFHSQLPRSSLQCGADIAIESTHKVLGAMTQASMLHLQGNLIDVDRLNQCLQMVQSSSPSYILLASLDSARQQMALQGEALLTNTINLAKIARNEIKKLEYLSLLELVEPQENFFDLDITRLTINAQKLGLTGFEVDTILDKKFGVTCELPSLSHLTFIISIGNTLQDIERLINSLKSLKVYEKNNVNSNQINTIKQSKSIFKMSPREAFFAKKKVVTKNLAINQVSAENICPYPPGIPLIMAGEIITEEALIYLEEISNSGGIITGVSDSSLATFKVIN, encoded by the coding sequence ATGAATAATTCACAAGAAGAAACTCCCCTATTAACCCAACTGAAAATATTGGCAAATAAACAAGATGCTCCATTTTATACCCCCGGACACAAAAAAGGTCAAGGTATAGGTGAACAATTCAAAGAATTAATGGGAGAAAAAGCCTTCCGTATGGATTTACCTGAGTTACCCGAATTAGATAATTTATTCGCTCCCGAAGGAGTTATCAAAGATGCTCAATCTCTCGCTTCTATGGCTTTTGGGGCACAGGAAACCCGTTTTTTGGCTAATGGTTCAACTTCTGGCATCATTGCTTCTATCTTGGCTACCTGTGGAGAAGGGGATAAGATAATTTTACCTCGAAATATTCATCAATCAGCGATTTTCGGTTTAATTCTCTCTGGTGCGACTCCTATCTTTATCAATCCTGAGTATAATCCTGATTTTGATTTATGTTATACTCTTTCTTCGGCTCAAATTGAGGAAGCGTTAACTACTAACGATAATGTTAAAGCGGTAATGGTGGTGTCTCCTACTTATCATGGTATTTGTGCAAATTTGACAGAGATAGCCTATGTTACTCATAATTTTACCATTCCATTGGTAGTAGATTCTGCCCATGGCGCACATTTTTCTTTTCATTCTCAGTTACCTCGATCGAGCTTACAGTGTGGTGCAGATATAGCCATAGAATCGACTCATAAGGTTTTAGGGGCGATGACTCAGGCTTCTATGCTTCATTTACAAGGCAATTTAATCGATGTCGATCGACTTAATCAATGTTTGCAGATGGTACAATCTTCTAGTCCTAGTTATATCTTGTTAGCCTCCTTAGATTCTGCTAGGCAACAAATGGCATTGCAAGGAGAAGCATTATTAACTAATACAATAAACTTAGCAAAAATTGCTAGAAATGAAATTAAAAAATTAGAATATTTGTCTTTATTAGAATTAGTTGAACCTCAAGAAAACTTTTTTGATTTGGATATAACTAGATTAACTATTAATGCTCAGAAGTTGGGCTTAACTGGTTTTGAAGTTGATACAATATTAGATAAAAAATTCGGGGTAACTTGTGAATTACCCTCATTATCTCATCTTACTTTTATTATTTCGATCGGCAATACCTTACAAGATATTGAAAGACTAATAAATAGCTTAAAATCTTTAAAAGTATATGAAAAAAATAATGTGAATAGTAATCAAATAAACACGATCAAACAAAGTAAAAGTATTTTTAAAATGTCTCCGCGTGAAGCATTTTTTGCTAAGAAAAAAGTCGTCACAAAAAACCTAGCAATTAATCAGGTAAGTGCTGAAAATATTTGTCCTTATCCCCCCGGTATTCCTTTAATTATGGCTGGAGAAATTATTACGGAGGAGGCGTTAATTTATTTGGAAGAAATTAGCAATTCAGGAGGAATAATCACTGGTGTTAGTGATTCTAGTTTAGCAACTTTTAAGGTTATCAATTAG
- a CDS encoding DUF2839 domain-containing protein, producing the protein MGESKRRKQSLGEDYGKEERFISWLPLSKTQAEDAFKFTTRGAWIGIGLLGATWVVVRFVGPTFGWWMVN; encoded by the coding sequence ATGGGTGAATCTAAAAGAAGAAAACAAAGTTTAGGAGAAGATTATGGCAAGGAAGAACGCTTTATTTCTTGGTTGCCCTTGAGTAAAACACAAGCAGAAGATGCTTTTAAATTCACTACTCGTGGGGCATGGATCGGCATTGGATTGCTAGGGGCGACATGGGTAGTCGTTCGATTTGTCGGACCAACTTTTGGTTGGTGGATGGTTAATTAA
- the mreB gene encoding rod shape-determining protein, which yields MGFFDRVSESQDMGIDLGTANTLIYIPGKNIVFDEPSIIAIDDDTNKTIATGKEAQKMLGRTPKNVRTVRPLKDGVITDVKETEMMLRDFIKKARGNNNLTRSRIVIGVPSGITSVEEKALKDAMEISGAIDNIDFIDEPVAAAIGAGLPVDEPVGSMIVDIGGGTTEVAVLSLQGIVISDSVRIAGDEVTEAIKRYLKRTYNLIIGERTAEQIKMEIGSAYPTDNDQENMEIRGLNIVSGLPKTVTISVEEIRECIADTVELIVDAIKKILEQTPPELAGDIIDRGIMLAGGGALLKGLDSLIANETGIITHIAPNPLKCVVYGTGKVLEDYDRLGRTSRKK from the coding sequence ATGGGTTTCTTCGATCGAGTTTCCGAATCTCAGGATATGGGTATTGATTTGGGAACGGCAAATACATTAATTTATATACCGGGTAAAAATATTGTGTTTGATGAACCATCAATCATTGCCATTGATGATGATACCAATAAAACAATTGCCACGGGAAAAGAAGCACAAAAAATGTTAGGGCGTACTCCCAAAAATGTCAGAACAGTTCGCCCATTAAAAGATGGTGTGATAACCGATGTCAAAGAAACAGAGATGATGCTGAGGGATTTTATCAAAAAAGCGAGGGGGAATAATAACTTAACTCGTTCTCGTATTGTTATTGGAGTACCAAGTGGTATTACGTCTGTGGAAGAAAAAGCCTTAAAAGACGCTATGGAAATATCTGGTGCGATCGATAATATAGACTTTATCGATGAACCTGTAGCCGCCGCCATTGGTGCAGGATTGCCCGTTGATGAGCCGGTAGGTAGCATGATTGTGGATATTGGGGGGGGGACAACGGAAGTCGCCGTATTAAGCCTTCAAGGCATTGTTATCAGTGATTCTGTGAGGATTGCGGGGGATGAGGTGACAGAAGCGATTAAGCGTTATCTCAAACGAACTTACAACCTAATTATAGGAGAAAGAACCGCAGAGCAGATAAAAATGGAAATTGGTTCAGCCTATCCAACGGATAATGATCAAGAAAACATGGAAATTAGGGGGCTTAATATCGTATCTGGACTACCTAAAACCGTTACCATTAGCGTAGAGGAAATCAGAGAATGTATTGCGGATACAGTGGAGTTAATCGTTGATGCCATCAAAAAAATTCTTGAGCAGACACCTCCCGAATTAGCAGGAGATATAATCGATCGAGGTATCATGTTAGCAGGAGGAGGTGCATTACTCAAGGGTTTAGATAGCCTAATTGCCAACGAAACAGGAATTATCACCCATATTGCGCCCAACCCCCTAAAATGTGTGGTTTACGGTACAGGAAAAGTACTTGAAGATTACGATCGACTAGGGCGCACAAGTCGCAAAAAATAA
- a CDS encoding CobW family GTP-binding protein: MTKVEPVNITTNTMEVPKQGLPVTIITGFLGSGKTTLLNHILQNQQGLKTAVLVNEFGEIGIDNDLIVSSDDDMVELSNGCICCTINSDLVEAVYKILEREEKIDYLVVETTGLADPLPVALTFLGTELRDMTRLDSIVTLVDSENFSLDLFNSDAAYNQIAYGDIILLNKTDLVDSADVDLLEVKLRDIKQDARIMRTTKSQVPLPLILSVGLFESDKYFEEDDSSHDHHDHHCTEDHEHDHNCGHDHHDHHDHHHHSNHLENDGFISVSFVRDEPFNIRKLQNFLDNELPVNVFRAKGILWFEESPDRHIFHLSGKRFTIEDDVWKKGQKKENKLVFIGQNIDGDRIKQQLEQCLCN; encoded by the coding sequence ATGACAAAAGTAGAACCAGTAAATATAACAACAAATACAATGGAAGTACCAAAGCAAGGTTTACCTGTCACTATCATTACAGGTTTTTTGGGCAGTGGTAAAACTACTTTACTCAATCACATTTTGCAAAATCAACAGGGTTTAAAAACGGCGGTGTTGGTGAATGAGTTTGGCGAAATCGGTATTGATAATGATTTAATCGTTTCTTCTGATGATGATATGGTAGAGTTGAGCAACGGTTGTATTTGCTGTACTATTAACTCGGATTTAGTGGAAGCAGTATATAAAATTTTAGAAAGAGAAGAAAAAATTGATTATTTAGTAGTAGAAACTACAGGATTAGCCGATCCTTTACCGGTAGCTTTGACTTTTTTAGGTACTGAACTACGAGATATGACGCGCTTAGATTCGATCGTAACCTTAGTGGATTCAGAAAACTTTAGTCTTGATTTGTTTAACAGTGATGCTGCCTATAATCAAATTGCCTACGGAGATATTATTTTACTGAATAAAACCGACTTAGTGGATTCTGCTGATGTGGATTTATTAGAAGTAAAGTTGAGAGATATTAAACAAGATGCAAGAATCATGCGTACTACAAAATCTCAAGTACCTTTACCTTTAATCTTGAGTGTCGGTTTATTTGAGTCTGACAAGTATTTTGAGGAAGATGATTCATCCCATGATCATCATGATCACCATTGTACAGAAGATCACGAACATGATCACAACTGCGGACATGATCACCACGATCACCATGATCATCATCATCACTCCAATCATTTAGAAAATGATGGTTTTATTTCCGTTTCTTTTGTCAGAGATGAGCCTTTTAATATTCGTAAATTACAAAATTTCCTAGACAATGAATTGCCTGTGAATGTTTTTCGTGCTAAAGGTATTTTATGGTTTGAGGAAAGTCCCGATCGACACATATTTCATTTAAGTGGCAAACGATTCACCATTGAAGATGATGTGTGGAAAAAAGGACAAAAGAAGGAAAATAAGTTAGTTTTTATCGGACAAAATATTGATGGCGATCGAATTAAACAACAATTAGAACAATGTTTATGTAATTAG
- a CDS encoding SufE family protein, producing MVTNSAPRPQNLEKIVEKFKRRDNPKQKYEQLLWYAKKLAPMAQEEKTEANKVLGCVSQVYITSTLEDNQIFYQGDSDAQLVKGLVAFLIEGLNGLTPLEVINLTPDFIEETGLQVSLTPSRANGFFNIFKKMQQQALTAETKLEKEK from the coding sequence ATGGTAACTAATTCCGCTCCTAGACCTCAAAACTTAGAGAAAATAGTCGAAAAATTCAAGCGCCGTGATAACCCCAAACAAAAATATGAACAATTACTCTGGTATGCCAAAAAATTAGCACCCATGGCACAAGAAGAAAAAACCGAAGCCAATAAAGTATTAGGATGTGTGTCTCAAGTGTATATTACCTCCACCTTAGAAGATAATCAGATATTTTATCAAGGAGATTCTGACGCACAATTAGTCAAAGGATTAGTCGCTTTTCTCATCGAAGGTTTAAACGGATTAACCCCTTTAGAAGTGATTAACTTAACCCCTGATTTTATTGAAGAAACGGGATTACAAGTAAGTTTAACTCCATCTCGTGCTAATGGTTTTTTTAATATTTTCAAGAAAATGCAACAACAAGCCCTCACCGCCGAAACTAAACTGGAGAAAGAAAAATAA
- a CDS encoding HEPN domain-containing protein produces the protein MIPRQKELLDKAEESLLASKLLLENKFYDYSVSRSYYTMFYVAEAFLEEEGKNFSSHSAVISAFGKEFAKTGKIPSELHRFLLDAQDLRHTGDYGQFQALNYQQAQQQITHAELFLTIAKTNIV, from the coding sequence ATGATTCCAAGGCAAAAAGAATTATTAGATAAGGCAGAAGAAAGTTTATTAGCATCGAAATTATTATTAGAAAATAAGTTTTATGATTATTCTGTTTCCCGTTCTTACTATACAATGTTTTATGTGGCGGAGGCTTTTTTAGAAGAAGAAGGGAAAAATTTTTCTAGTCATAGTGCGGTTATTTCAGCTTTTGGAAAAGAGTTTGCTAAAACAGGAAAAATTCCTTCAGAATTACATCGTTTTTTACTAGATGCTCAAGACTTGAGACATACGGGAGATTATGGACAATTTCAAGCTCTTAATTATCAACAGGCACAACAACAAATAACTCATGCAGAATTATTTTTAACTATTGCAAAAACAAATATTGTTTAA
- a CDS encoding nucleotidyltransferase family protein: protein MINQEIKSILLIFKKQLQEIYRDKLVNVILFGSQAKGTAKEDSDIDVLILLKDQEINIGNEIERTGKIICDLSLKYEKIISRLFMSEDYFNTYDSALIRNIRQEGIIL, encoded by the coding sequence ATGATTAATCAAGAAATAAAATCTATTTTATTAATTTTTAAAAAGCAATTACAAGAGATTTATCGAGATAAACTTGTTAATGTAATTTTATTTGGTTCTCAGGCAAAAGGAACAGCAAAAGAAGACTCAGATATTGATGTATTAATTCTTTTAAAAGATCAAGAAATTAATATAGGGAATGAAATAGAAAGAACAGGCAAAATTATTTGTGATTTATCTTTAAAATATGAGAAAATAATTAGTCGTTTATTTATGTCAGAAGATTATTTTAATACCTATGATAGTGCCTTAATCAGAAACATTCGTCAAGAAGGAATTATATTATGA